The following coding sequences lie in one Pseudoalteromonas sp. Scap06 genomic window:
- a CDS encoding LysR family transcriptional regulator: MVNNRELNEVVVDKIRALTVYRRVVELGSFKAAAEDLSLSKAAISKNINELEDYLKSPLINRTTRNMHITDNGQLYYRQVCNILDDLKHADLSVMESSDILKGSLKISVPMSLGLLEINPIVCEFMHQHPELSVEIVMSDQYIDLIEQGIDIAIRGGGELSNSSLRSRKLINMRRVLCASPEYLSKCSKVLKPEDLAHHKCLIYSFSSSARRWLFRNEDEVKEIELPPNSYVVNNGLALKQTACAGHGILLLPDLFVNDELESGELVEILPMWQVEDHSLYVVYPFHKEQSQKVRAFIDFVVKHFERKQH; encoded by the coding sequence ATGGTAAACAATAGAGAGTTAAATGAGGTTGTCGTGGATAAAATAAGGGCTCTAACCGTTTACAGAAGGGTTGTGGAACTAGGAAGCTTCAAAGCGGCAGCAGAAGATTTAAGCCTATCAAAAGCCGCTATTAGTAAGAATATTAATGAGCTGGAGGACTATCTTAAAAGTCCGTTGATCAACCGTACTACTCGCAACATGCATATTACTGATAATGGACAACTTTATTATAGACAAGTTTGCAACATATTAGATGATTTGAAACATGCTGATTTATCCGTTATGGAGTCCTCTGATATCTTAAAAGGCTCACTGAAAATAAGTGTTCCTATGTCCTTAGGCCTTTTAGAAATTAACCCCATCGTTTGTGAATTCATGCATCAACATCCCGAGTTATCTGTTGAAATTGTCATGAGCGACCAATATATCGATCTAATTGAACAAGGAATTGATATTGCAATTAGGGGTGGGGGCGAACTAAGTAACTCCAGCCTGAGATCCCGAAAGCTTATCAATATGAGAAGAGTGCTTTGTGCTTCTCCGGAGTACCTTTCAAAGTGCAGTAAGGTCCTCAAGCCTGAAGATCTCGCTCACCATAAATGCCTCATATACAGTTTCTCTTCATCAGCAAGACGCTGGCTATTCAGAAATGAGGATGAAGTCAAAGAGATCGAACTTCCACCTAACTCTTACGTGGTAAATAACGGGTTAGCACTCAAGCAAACAGCGTGCGCAGGCCATGGTATTTTGTTACTGCCTGATTTATTCGTTAATGATGAGTTAGAATCTGGAGAATTAGTTGAGATTTTACCGATGTGGCAAGTGGAAGATCATTCACTGTATGTTGTTTACCCTTTCCATAAAGAGCAGTCTCAAAAAGTCAGGGCTTTTATTGATTTTGTCGTCAAACACTTCGAAAGAAAACAACATTAA
- a CDS encoding DUF3014 domain-containing protein — MSDKPSGSDVQKRPPNNNLIFAGVILLIIIIAAAFALLKPSEAPKTVMQVEEPVKEQPIMELKPENDPVVGAPSVKPEKPAELAVPAQRPEVEPEAEVVPLPALNDSDPVVIAKLDEYLGDVAMSLVLNDDVIRRGVVFIDNLAKGKVATKHTPVAKLEEGFSVNEGDILTIDPNSYERYTPYVKILTSMSAAQTVRLYEEYKPLINSAYTEIGYGDDEFTQTLEDAIDLLLDTPEPKGSLPLLRDSVTYQYAFSEWEQLPAAQKQLLRMGPENMKKVKAALRNIKAELESN, encoded by the coding sequence ATGTCAGATAAACCATCAGGATCAGACGTTCAAAAACGTCCGCCGAATAACAACCTTATCTTTGCTGGGGTTATTTTATTAATCATCATTATTGCCGCTGCGTTTGCTTTATTAAAACCAAGTGAAGCTCCAAAAACAGTTATGCAGGTTGAAGAACCAGTAAAAGAACAACCTATTATGGAGCTAAAACCTGAGAACGACCCTGTGGTAGGTGCGCCCTCTGTTAAGCCTGAAAAACCTGCCGAATTAGCCGTTCCAGCTCAGCGCCCAGAAGTTGAGCCTGAAGCTGAAGTTGTGCCTTTACCAGCGTTAAACGACAGCGATCCTGTAGTCATCGCAAAATTAGATGAATATTTGGGGGATGTAGCGATGAGCTTAGTGTTAAATGATGATGTTATTCGTCGTGGCGTGGTATTTATTGATAATTTAGCAAAAGGCAAAGTGGCTACCAAGCATACCCCAGTTGCAAAATTAGAAGAGGGTTTTAGCGTAAACGAAGGGGATATTTTAACAATTGACCCTAATAGCTATGAACGCTATACCCCGTATGTAAAAATACTCACAAGTATGAGTGCAGCTCAAACTGTGCGTTTATACGAAGAGTATAAACCGCTGATCAACAGCGCATACACTGAGATTGGTTATGGTGATGATGAGTTTACTCAAACACTTGAAGATGCCATTGACCTGTTACTTGATACTCCTGAGCCAAAAGGTAGCTTACCATTATTGCGTGATTCAGTGACCTATCAGTATGCGTTTTCAGAATGGGAGCAATTACCCGCTGCGCAAAAGCAACTTTTACGCATGGGCCCAGAGAACATGAAAAAAGTAAAAGCGGCACTACGTAACATAAAAGCTGAGTTAGAGAGCAATTAA
- a CDS encoding GGDEF domain-containing protein, which yields MENVHILTQRISGRGEFLPFSAEQYNSNTPTALHELAAKLQTSLVLEDILGTFASFAKQLLNFSGVHFQSAHIDVKTPNSDVENPAYSFDLKVENEHLGTLTYYTKYPLSAAIEKKLQHFHSVLIYPLRNAIMYSRVLKLATKDSLTGLNNRSQFNDMLQQKLESHRRNGHPFSLMLLDLDNFKQVNDNYGHKIGDDVLIEFATVLSSSIRGTDSVFRFGGDEFSILIEDPAFTTNKVIAERIMRLVRNSPIMSKYNVTTSIGFTLTNSDDCQNEIFSRADKGLYKAKASGRNCAKAY from the coding sequence GTGGAAAACGTTCATATTTTGACACAACGTATCTCTGGACGCGGTGAATTTTTGCCGTTCTCAGCGGAGCAATACAATAGCAATACACCAACAGCACTACATGAGCTGGCGGCCAAACTGCAAACTAGCCTAGTGCTGGAAGATATTTTAGGTACATTTGCAAGCTTTGCAAAACAACTGCTTAATTTTTCTGGGGTGCACTTTCAATCAGCTCATATTGATGTAAAAACACCTAATAGTGATGTTGAAAACCCAGCCTACTCATTTGATCTAAAAGTGGAAAATGAGCATTTAGGCACACTCACTTATTACACCAAATATCCGCTTAGTGCGGCTATTGAAAAAAAGCTGCAGCACTTTCACAGCGTATTAATATATCCACTGCGAAATGCAATAATGTACAGCCGTGTATTAAAGCTAGCAACTAAAGACTCTTTAACGGGGTTAAACAACCGTAGTCAATTTAATGACATGTTACAACAAAAGCTTGAAAGTCATAGACGTAACGGCCATCCATTTAGTTTAATGCTGCTTGATTTAGATAATTTTAAACAAGTAAATGATAACTATGGTCATAAAATTGGCGATGACGTTTTAATAGAATTTGCCACAGTTTTATCTAGTAGTATTAGAGGCACAGATTCGGTATTTCGTTTTGGCGGCGATGAGTTTTCAATACTAATTGAGGACCCCGCTTTTACCACCAATAAAGTGATTGCTGAACGTATTATGCGTTTAGTAAGAAACTCACCGATTATGTCTAAATACAATGTAACAACCAGTATTGGTTTTACCCTAACTAACAGTGATGATTGCCAAAATGAGATATTTTCTCGTGCGGATAAGGGCTTATATAAAGCAAAGGCATCTGGGCGAAACTGCGCAAAAGCTTACTAA
- a CDS encoding glutathione S-transferase C-terminal domain-containing protein, whose product MAVLEKGIWYPNKEANNLSNEDSFELPKAAEQGRYHLYMSFACPFAHRPYLVINYLGLNNAITVSSVAAKRYSDGWLFDDFNADPLYSSQNLVELYQRANPNYTGRVTVPVLWDKQEHTIVGNDSSSIAMELATKWLPLAKNKVELVPNSLREEIEKLNEWLHLNVNRKVYHVGFATVQAEYDQASDTLFDAMGKLDRRLNQTCYLNGSNITLSDLFLLPTLVRFEAVYEVHFKANKEPLKNFENLYRYMLDLLSEESIRKTIDIEYMKQHYYFSHKHINPHGIVPAGPDISW is encoded by the coding sequence ATGGCTGTATTAGAAAAAGGGATATGGTATCCCAATAAAGAAGCAAATAACTTGTCTAATGAGGACAGCTTCGAACTGCCGAAAGCCGCTGAGCAAGGGCGATATCACTTGTATATGTCGTTTGCTTGCCCTTTTGCTCATAGACCTTATCTAGTGATCAACTATTTGGGGTTGAATAATGCAATCACTGTTTCTTCTGTTGCAGCAAAACGATATTCCGACGGATGGTTATTTGACGACTTCAACGCGGATCCTTTGTATAGTTCTCAAAATCTGGTAGAACTTTACCAACGAGCAAATCCAAATTACACAGGAAGAGTGACAGTACCTGTACTTTGGGATAAACAAGAGCATACCATTGTAGGTAATGACTCCTCTTCGATAGCGATGGAGTTAGCTACCAAATGGTTACCTTTAGCTAAGAACAAAGTTGAATTGGTTCCAAATAGTCTGCGAGAAGAAATAGAGAAGCTCAACGAGTGGTTGCATCTTAATGTGAATCGAAAAGTCTACCACGTTGGTTTTGCCACAGTTCAAGCAGAATATGACCAAGCCAGTGACACCTTGTTTGATGCTATGGGGAAGCTTGACAGGAGACTAAATCAAACTTGTTATCTAAATGGTTCGAATATTACTCTATCGGATCTATTTTTATTGCCAACACTTGTCAGGTTTGAAGCGGTTTATGAAGTTCATTTTAAGGCTAATAAAGAGCCGCTAAAAAATTTCGAGAACTTATACCGCTATATGTTGGATTTACTCAGTGAAGAGAGCATCAGAAAAACGATTGATATCGAATACATGAAGCAGCATTACTACTTCTCGCACAAGCACATTAACCCACATGGAATCGTTCCAGCAGGGCCTGACATCAGTTGGTGA
- a CDS encoding Dps family protein → MKVDIGINEQDRVVIVEALKRLLADSYTLYLQTHNFHWNVTGPQFRELHLMFEEQYNALAIAVDDIAERIRTLDEVAPGTYKAFAKLSSIAEVDGVPAATGMVSILIRSHEKVVKTCRDVLRLAQDGDDESSASLVSDRMREHEKAAWMLRSML, encoded by the coding sequence ATGAAAGTAGATATTGGAATAAATGAACAGGATCGAGTTGTGATTGTAGAAGCGCTTAAACGCCTTCTAGCAGACTCATACACCTTATATTTGCAAACACATAATTTTCATTGGAATGTTACTGGCCCCCAATTTCGCGAGCTACACCTTATGTTTGAAGAACAATACAACGCATTGGCAATCGCCGTCGATGATATTGCTGAGCGAATCCGAACACTGGATGAAGTTGCGCCTGGGACTTACAAAGCGTTCGCTAAACTGAGTTCAATTGCTGAAGTCGATGGCGTGCCTGCGGCGACGGGAATGGTATCTATTCTTATTCGTTCTCATGAAAAAGTAGTTAAGACTTGCAGAGACGTGCTGAGATTGGCTCAAGATGGGGATGATGAATCTTCTGCATCATTGGTCTCTGATCGAATGCGAGAGCATGAAAAAGCGGCATGGATGTTACGTTCAATGTTGTGA
- a CDS encoding DsbA family protein: MSKKIRVDFFHDVICGWCYVLSARLRQLAEEFNLDIHHHAFALSATREEMIGKFGSMKQAKQIILGHWEQCARADDNKRVNVEGMRQQKFEYPFSTPGLVACKAAEQQGGASAYWNYFDAVTHAHMSENRNIGDLDELIETAGEVGLDKPRFLDDFASSERQTEIQRDRKLAQEYGITSTPTLIINKRWVVPGALDINALRETLKEIATKV; the protein is encoded by the coding sequence ATGAGCAAAAAGATTAGAGTCGATTTTTTTCACGATGTCATTTGTGGGTGGTGTTATGTTTTGTCAGCTAGACTACGCCAACTTGCAGAAGAGTTTAATTTAGATATCCATCATCATGCATTTGCTTTGTCAGCCACACGGGAAGAAATGATTGGCAAGTTTGGTTCAATGAAGCAAGCAAAGCAAATCATTTTGGGGCACTGGGAGCAATGTGCGCGTGCCGACGATAACAAGCGCGTTAACGTCGAAGGGATGCGTCAGCAGAAGTTTGAATACCCATTTTCAACGCCAGGTTTGGTGGCATGTAAGGCCGCCGAACAACAGGGAGGAGCCAGTGCTTACTGGAACTATTTTGATGCTGTAACACATGCACATATGAGTGAAAACAGAAATATCGGTGATTTGGACGAGCTTATAGAAACTGCCGGTGAGGTTGGGCTAGATAAACCTCGTTTTCTTGATGACTTTGCTTCTTCTGAACGACAAACTGAGATACAACGCGATAGGAAGTTAGCTCAAGAATATGGCATTACTTCTACGCCAACGCTGATTATCAATAAAAGGTGGGTTGTTCCGGGGGCTCTCGATATCAATGCACTACGTGAAACACTAAAAGAGATAGCAACCAAGGTTTGA
- a CDS encoding patatin-like phospholipase family protein, translating into MKIKQVDPSKPKVALLLTGGGARAAYQVGVLKALAQSMPRTAPLPFRVINGTSAGAINSAALACYASCMHLAVRKLETVWKNFSTSMVYKSDFLSVFGHITRNILTSFQSEHINHPPASLLNNRPLRKLLNDILDLHRIERNLHRDYLEALSITASSYTTGDSVAFFQSNTQHSWQRAKREGRATRINVEHLMASSAIPMVFPSVNIYNHYFGDGSIHQLSPLSPSIHLGANKIFIIGVEQPKEPHPPGYSAHFPGLSAVAGHLLDSVFTDTMQSDLERLDRVNRTLGLLPNKQKHQELKQIDSFIINPSQNFNAIAAQYYDDMPWAIKVLLRMIGVKKRSQSSLTSYLLFEKRYTQHLIQIGYEDGMKQLPEMRKFLELD; encoded by the coding sequence ATGAAAATTAAGCAAGTCGATCCTAGTAAACCAAAAGTGGCTTTATTACTTACCGGTGGTGGTGCCCGAGCGGCTTACCAAGTGGGCGTGTTAAAAGCATTAGCGCAAAGTATGCCCAGAACTGCCCCACTGCCCTTTAGAGTGATAAATGGAACCTCTGCTGGCGCAATTAATTCTGCGGCGTTAGCGTGTTACGCTTCATGTATGCATTTAGCCGTTAGAAAGCTAGAAACAGTATGGAAAAACTTTTCCACCTCTATGGTATACAAAAGTGACTTTCTGAGTGTATTTGGCCATATTACTCGTAATATTTTAACTAGTTTTCAGTCTGAGCATATAAACCATCCACCAGCGAGTTTGTTAAATAATCGGCCACTTAGAAAACTATTAAACGATATTCTTGATTTACATCGAATTGAACGTAACTTACATCGTGACTATTTAGAGGCGCTGTCGATTACAGCATCTAGTTATACTACTGGTGATTCTGTTGCTTTTTTTCAGTCAAATACACAGCATTCTTGGCAACGAGCAAAGCGCGAGGGTCGCGCTACGCGTATCAATGTTGAGCATTTAATGGCCTCTAGTGCTATTCCTATGGTGTTCCCTAGTGTAAATATTTATAACCACTATTTTGGTGATGGTTCAATACATCAACTTTCACCTTTAAGCCCGTCTATTCACTTAGGGGCAAACAAAATATTTATTATTGGTGTTGAGCAACCCAAGGAACCTCATCCTCCAGGTTACTCTGCGCATTTTCCAGGGCTTTCTGCGGTAGCAGGTCACTTACTCGACAGTGTATTTACCGACACCATGCAGTCTGATTTAGAACGCTTAGATAGAGTAAACCGTACACTGGGGTTATTACCAAATAAGCAAAAGCATCAAGAGTTAAAACAAATAGACAGCTTTATCATTAACCCCTCGCAAAACTTTAATGCAATTGCAGCGCAATACTATGACGATATGCCTTGGGCAATTAAAGTGTTACTGCGTATGATAGGTGTAAAAAAACGCTCTCAGTCGAGTTTAACCAGTTATTTATTATTTGAAAAACGCTACACCCAGCACTTAATTCAAATTGGATACGAAGATGGTATGAAGCAACTGCCCGAGATGAGAAAGTTTTTAGAGCTAGACTAA
- a CDS encoding DMT family transporter: MKNIKYHLLSLLVTALVAGSFLSSEKLSGVINPFSLTLLRFLLSALVLLPFILTKKRFLKIAKNVFPRSLIMSLFFAIFFICMFMALETTTALNTGTLYTLVPFITAIVSVFLFKEKLSIPMLGVYLLGAIGTCWVIVQGNLETLLRLNLNKGDILFLLGCISMVCFSVSMKVFHRGEETIVTVFCTLLGGAFWMMLALFVFHQPLDWFALNAELALHMLYLALFATLVSTFIIHKTTIVLGPAKVMAYIYLSPVFVAFIMFLFQGKSIPTAVYPGIALSIFSTVILQLANSNAK, translated from the coding sequence GTGAAAAATATTAAATATCACCTTTTGTCCTTATTAGTGACAGCACTGGTTGCAGGATCTTTTTTATCTTCAGAAAAACTATCCGGTGTAATCAATCCATTCTCCTTAACGTTATTGAGGTTCCTGCTTTCAGCGCTGGTATTACTTCCTTTTATTCTAACAAAGAAACGTTTTCTCAAAATAGCGAAAAATGTTTTTCCTAGAAGTCTTATCATGAGCCTTTTCTTTGCAATCTTCTTTATATGTATGTTCATGGCATTGGAGACAACCACGGCATTAAACACAGGAACATTGTATACATTAGTGCCATTTATTACTGCCATTGTCAGTGTTTTCCTCTTTAAGGAAAAATTATCAATTCCGATGCTTGGCGTTTATTTGCTAGGGGCTATAGGTACATGCTGGGTGATTGTGCAAGGAAACTTAGAGACATTATTGAGACTGAACCTCAATAAGGGAGACATCTTATTTTTGCTCGGCTGTATCTCTATGGTGTGCTTCTCTGTCTCGATGAAAGTTTTTCATCGTGGAGAAGAAACCATTGTTACCGTATTTTGTACTCTGTTGGGAGGTGCCTTCTGGATGATGCTAGCATTGTTTGTATTCCATCAACCACTAGACTGGTTTGCCTTAAATGCCGAGCTTGCCCTGCACATGCTATACCTCGCTTTGTTTGCGACTTTGGTCTCAACCTTTATCATCCACAAAACTACTATTGTACTGGGGCCTGCAAAAGTGATGGCCTATATTTATCTAAGTCCTGTATTTGTTGCGTTTATCATGTTTTTATTTCAGGGAAAAAGTATACCTACAGCGGTATATCCGGGTATTGCATTATCCATCTTTTCTACAGTGATATTACAGCTGGCGAATAGTAACGCCAAGTGA
- a CDS encoding NADPH-dependent FMN reductase, which produces MKKVLAFSGSNHSQSIHNTLIRALAACAARTEVTILDLTDFDLPMYSIDVESKGIPTDAIRLRQVLVEHDALIIASPEHNGSMPAFLKNVIDWLSRVAEPSKPFFGSDKKPVLLVSTSPGPNGGATNLKTMAELMPWWGGDVKGSYSLGSYQEKSHEGEFDQKTKIELKALMSSFEYSL; this is translated from the coding sequence ATGAAAAAAGTACTCGCATTTTCGGGAAGTAATCATAGCCAATCAATTCATAATACTCTGATTCGCGCGTTAGCAGCTTGTGCTGCTCGAACAGAAGTGACTATTTTGGATTTGACTGATTTTGATTTACCAATGTATAGCATTGATGTGGAGTCAAAGGGTATCCCTACTGATGCAATAAGGCTGAGACAAGTACTAGTTGAGCACGATGCTTTGATTATCGCCTCACCGGAACACAACGGATCTATGCCTGCATTCTTAAAAAATGTGATTGACTGGCTTTCACGTGTTGCTGAACCAAGTAAGCCCTTTTTTGGTAGCGATAAGAAGCCCGTTCTTTTAGTCAGTACCTCTCCTGGACCAAATGGTGGTGCAACCAATCTCAAAACGATGGCAGAGTTAATGCCATGGTGGGGGGGTGATGTTAAAGGTTCATATAGTTTAGGGAGTTATCAAGAGAAAAGTCATGAGGGTGAGTTTGACCAGAAAACAAAAATAGAGCTGAAAGCTCTGATGTCTTCCTTTGAATATTCACTGTAG
- a CDS encoding acyltransferase family protein — protein MNKDSRLHYIDNLRSLALLLGIVFHAALAYSPFFGNIWFTADSSTHGLFDYITHTLHLFRMPLFFIIAGFCSALLIDKSSNARFLHHRSKHILLPFIVFLPLSFAVYYHALSFGAGIANPIPPIFAVFKVIKEPVVSTMHLWFLWNLFQFCLIHWLLKTTNLLGNKFDALSVHPLFMWVVLPIVLTFSLMGQSIPFPAPDKLTPQLWSYGFYGSFYWLGVGLYKKQQLIWSYHKYLWPLILGIAISLTGYFSLLPAAPSLDEVIAAATSGYFAAAGELHVLHVLSQGLSVILLTAITFLLGHRFLNHQSKLSRSISNASYWIYLIHVPVLIYIQMPLINTNWPVLVKFIVSVVVTLLIGQISYLLLVKNMWLGALLNGRQTKRKVIQSA, from the coding sequence ATGAATAAAGACAGTCGATTACATTACATTGATAATTTACGCAGCCTCGCGCTATTGCTCGGCATCGTATTTCATGCCGCTTTAGCCTACAGTCCGTTCTTTGGCAATATTTGGTTTACGGCAGACTCAAGCACACATGGTCTATTTGATTATATTACGCATACGCTGCACTTATTTCGGATGCCGTTATTTTTTATTATTGCAGGGTTTTGCAGTGCACTTTTAATAGATAAATCGAGCAACGCGCGCTTTTTACATCATCGCAGTAAACATATTCTACTGCCTTTTATTGTATTTTTACCTTTAAGCTTTGCCGTTTACTACCATGCATTGAGTTTTGGAGCCGGTATAGCTAATCCAATACCGCCGATTTTTGCTGTGTTTAAAGTTATTAAAGAGCCTGTTGTTAGCACTATGCACTTATGGTTTTTGTGGAACTTATTCCAGTTTTGCTTAATTCACTGGTTGTTGAAAACAACTAACTTATTAGGCAATAAATTCGATGCGCTTAGCGTTCACCCTTTATTTATGTGGGTTGTACTTCCCATCGTGTTAACGTTTTCATTAATGGGGCAATCTATTCCATTTCCTGCTCCTGATAAACTCACGCCACAGTTATGGTCGTATGGTTTTTACGGCAGTTTTTATTGGTTAGGAGTGGGGCTTTATAAAAAACAGCAGCTCATTTGGTCATATCATAAGTACTTATGGCCTCTTATTTTGGGTATTGCAATATCGCTGACTGGTTATTTTTCTTTATTACCAGCCGCGCCAAGCTTAGATGAAGTGATTGCCGCCGCAACTTCGGGGTATTTTGCCGCAGCGGGAGAGCTACATGTATTACATGTTTTATCACAAGGACTGAGTGTTATTTTGTTAACCGCCATAACGTTTTTACTTGGGCATCGTTTTTTAAATCACCAAAGTAAGCTCAGTCGCAGCATCTCAAATGCATCATATTGGATTTATTTAATACATGTGCCAGTGCTGATTTATATTCAGATGCCATTGATTAATACTAATTGGCCAGTTTTAGTAAAGTTTATAGTAAGCGTGGTGGTTACATTGCTTATAGGTCAAATAAGTTATTTATTATTAGTTAAAAATATGTGGCTGGGCGCACTACTTAACGGTAGGCAAACCAAGAGAAAGGTAATACAGTCAGCTTAA
- a CDS encoding cation:proton antiporter, which produces MQSINAQIFGLLVAAVLFVWIFKRIGLPPVLAYLAVGLFAGGHGVGWMTQSHEIDFIAELGIVFLLFSLGLEFSVSHLMAMRNIVFGLGSLQVFVSSILLIVILYLLNFNLLTSFTMGIIIMLSSTAVVAKLLKESGDLNKRRGQLAIGVLLFQDIAVVPLLIILPLFASSDSNDIGWALLFALSKGAFVCLLLWAIGKWVLPKVFNEVALAKSDELFVLTTLLVALFAGLLTYSFGLSMALGAFLAGMMLGESHYRHQLEADIRPFRDILMGLFFVTVGMQLDISFVVNHAGIIVVALLGILILKIAVVTVSSLFMGERKQDALACAIMLWQMGEFGFVLIALAAQHDLLSAEQVSFLIAMGVISMALTPYLIDKTPFILKRLGMLERAKFAYEDEPQSSTLYNNHVVICGFSRVGQTIARFLSPEAIDYVAIESDPILVQEGKAAGEPLLFGHVEQKDILKCAGIERARLVIITFTEFQQTQIVIDAIKQVAPRVKILIRTRDDSQLERLKDLGVTEVVPEALEASLMLVSHVLSMSGVPMSRIIRRVSSERRNRYKLLQSFFAGENIESDTNLPERLEYLHVIALPDKAFAVNKAISELNLAKRKVLIKALRREGEEIEMPQEHTILYANDILVLQGKPRRVEHVEHYLLDGIE; this is translated from the coding sequence TTGCAAAGTATTAATGCTCAGATTTTTGGACTTTTAGTCGCTGCGGTTTTATTTGTATGGATATTTAAGCGCATAGGGCTTCCCCCTGTATTGGCATACTTGGCTGTGGGTTTATTCGCGGGTGGTCATGGTGTCGGCTGGATGACACAAAGCCATGAAATAGACTTTATTGCAGAGCTAGGTATTGTATTTTTGCTATTTAGCTTAGGTTTGGAGTTTTCAGTATCGCACCTAATGGCAATGCGTAACATTGTATTTGGTTTAGGGTCGTTGCAAGTATTTGTTAGTAGTATTTTGCTGATTGTGATTCTGTACTTATTAAATTTTAATTTATTAACCAGTTTTACCATGGGCATTATTATTATGCTTTCCTCTACTGCGGTAGTTGCTAAATTATTAAAAGAGAGCGGCGATTTAAATAAACGCCGAGGGCAATTAGCAATCGGCGTTTTACTATTTCAAGACATTGCCGTTGTACCATTACTGATTATTTTACCATTATTTGCCAGCAGTGATTCTAATGATATTGGCTGGGCATTATTGTTTGCACTTTCTAAAGGGGCGTTTGTATGCCTTTTGTTATGGGCTATTGGAAAATGGGTTTTACCTAAAGTTTTTAATGAAGTGGCATTAGCAAAAAGTGATGAACTATTTGTGTTAACGACTCTATTAGTTGCTTTGTTTGCGGGTTTACTTACTTATTCATTTGGCTTATCAATGGCATTAGGGGCATTTTTAGCGGGTATGATGCTTGGTGAAAGCCATTACCGCCATCAGCTAGAAGCGGATATTCGCCCGTTTCGTGATATTTTAATGGGTTTATTTTTTGTCACCGTAGGTATGCAGCTAGATATCAGCTTTGTTGTTAATCATGCAGGGATTATTGTTGTTGCCTTACTAGGAATTCTAATCTTAAAAATCGCCGTAGTAACCGTGTCGTCTTTATTTATGGGAGAGCGAAAACAGGACGCATTAGCCTGCGCTATTATGTTATGGCAAATGGGAGAGTTTGGTTTTGTGTTAATCGCACTTGCAGCACAGCATGACTTACTGAGTGCGGAGCAAGTATCATTTTTAATTGCCATGGGTGTAATTTCTATGGCACTCACCCCGTATTTAATCGATAAAACTCCCTTTATTTTAAAGCGACTGGGTATGTTAGAACGCGCTAAGTTTGCCTATGAAGATGAGCCACAAAGCAGTACGCTTTATAATAATCATGTAGTTATATGTGGATTTTCTCGGGTAGGGCAAACTATTGCCCGCTTTTTATCGCCAGAGGCTATTGATTATGTGGCCATTGAAAGCGACCCCATATTAGTACAAGAAGGAAAAGCGGCGGGTGAACCATTATTGTTTGGTCACGTTGAGCAAAAAGATATTTTAAAGTGTGCAGGGATAGAGCGAGCACGTTTAGTGATTATTACTTTTACGGAATTTCAACAAACTCAAATAGTGATTGATGCTATAAAGCAGGTTGCTCCTAGGGTAAAAATACTCATAAGAACCCGTGATGACAGCCAACTAGAGCGTTTAAAAGATTTAGGCGTCACTGAGGTTGTTCCTGAGGCATTAGAGGCAAGCTTAATGCTGGTCTCACATGTGTTGTCTATGTCGGGTGTACCAATGAGCCGAATAATTCGCCGCGTTAGTAGTGAGAGGCGTAACCGCTATAAGCTATTACAAAGCTTTTTTGCAGGCGAAAACATCGAAAGCGATACCAATTTGCCCGAACGCTTAGAGTACTTACATGTCATTGCCTTGCCGGATAAAGCATTTGCGGTAAACAAGGCTATTAGTGAGCTTAATTTAGCTAAAAGAAAGGTGCTAATTAAGGCGCTTCGACGTGAAGGCGAGGAGATAGAGATGCCACAGGAGCATACCATATTATACGCAAATGATATTTTAGTATTGCAAGGTAAACCTAGGCGAGTAGAGCATGTTGAGCATTACTTACTTGATGGCATTGAGTAA